The Bacteroidota bacterium genome contains a region encoding:
- a CDS encoding zf-HC2 domain-containing protein, giving the protein MNKSENMNCKNTHKNILSYIEENLSSKQKAEFENHIQGCDECMQLYSQLKNTYGIIKKEKSKTTDDFYFTRLQNKIEQNKKPKEFSISQLFSTNTISLAIAAMLIVITAFTGIFIGLNLNNSENYFSEESTREDKIEAVKNEYYMTAINEESIEYFILTSNQNQ; this is encoded by the coding sequence ATGAACAAATCGGAAAACATGAATTGCAAAAACACACATAAAAACATTCTGTCCTACATTGAAGAAAATCTTTCTTCAAAACAAAAAGCAGAATTTGAAAATCATATCCAAGGATGTGATGAGTGTATGCAATTATATTCTCAATTAAAAAACACATACGGAATAATTAAAAAAGAAAAATCAAAAACAACTGATGATTTCTATTTTACACGTTTACAAAATAAAATTGAACAAAATAAAAAACCAAAAGAATTTTCAATATCACAATTATTTTCAACAAATACAATTTCATTAGCTATTGCTGCTATGCTAATTGTTATCACAGCATTTACAGGTATTTTTATCGGACTAAACTTAAACAATTCTGAGAATTATTTTTCAGAAGAATCAACAAGAGAAGATAAAATAGAAGCTGTAAAAAATGAATACTACATGACAGCAATAAACGAAGAAAGTATTGAATATTTTATTTTAACATCAAATCAAAACCAATAA
- a CDS encoding periplasmic heavy metal sensor: MNYFNKIRNLTISVIILAVLNISTIATLIILNSKTNYHPRHLQQPHNSHKFIFNELGLDDNQKAEFEQFRDEFRLNMKNISNELSQKHIELFEEITSAKPDSLKLNELAVETGELHAALKNESTKFFLSMRSICNKEQEKTLFAIFEEMTNKKGRFHNGNEMHKRPMHRQMNHPLR; this comes from the coding sequence ATGAATTATTTTAACAAAATACGAAACCTTACAATAAGTGTAATAATATTGGCAGTTCTCAATATTTCAACCATAGCTACATTAATAATACTTAATTCAAAAACAAATTACCATCCCAGACATTTACAACAACCGCATAATTCTCATAAATTTATTTTCAACGAATTGGGGCTTGATGATAATCAAAAAGCAGAATTTGAGCAATTTAGAGATGAATTCAGATTAAATATGAAAAATATTTCCAATGAGCTAAGTCAAAAACATATAGAATTATTTGAAGAAATCACTTCTGCCAAACCTGATTCGCTAAAACTAAATGAACTTGCAGTAGAAACAGGTGAGCTTCACGCTGCACTAAAAAATGAATCTACAAAATTCTTTTTAAGCATGCGTAGTATCTGCAATAAAGAACAAGAAAAAACATTATTTGCAATTTTTGAAGAAATGACTAACAAAAAAGGACGATTTCATAACGGAAATGAAATGCATAAAAGACCAATGCACAGGCAAATGAATCATCCTTTAAGATAA